The Zea mays cultivar B73 chromosome 7, Zm-B73-REFERENCE-NAM-5.0, whole genome shotgun sequence DNA segment CATTAGGGAGGACAACAACGGCTCGACCGGAGCCTACAATGCGGCTATTGTTGCCGACAATTGTAGTGATATTCTCAGTCCTCTTCAGGAGTGCCTGAAAATATTTCGTCTCTCTAAGAATCGAATTTGTGGCTGCGCTATCAATCAGGCATGGTTCATCGTTTTCCTCCATCGTGGGAAGTGAGTCTTGttctatataaataatatataatatTGATTTAGTTTATCATTCATGATGACAACATATAATAGAGCAAGAACAATTAAACCATGAATGAGGAATAAATAAAATTGCAAAGCAATTAATCTCAATCAACCAAATAGTATGGGCTCAGCAGGAGCATTTATTACATCATAACCAAATAAATGTTCTTCTAGAAATAAAATTGCTATGGAAATAAATGCGGAGCTAATGGCTGATAACTTGATCAACTACAGGAGATCATCAGTATCGAAATCGAAGTCGACTTTGCCTAACGGAGTATCGCTCTTAGTTGTGGCATCAACATTTATGGCAGCATGCTCGAAATGTGCAGCAGGTTGAGGCAACTCAAGGTGCTCTCCAGATGTGGCGTCTACAGGCGCCTGGATAAAGTGAGCCTCTGAGTTCTGGCGTTTCTTCCATTCCTGATATATGTCAATCAGGTATTTCTCAGTGGTGCATGTACGGGACCAGTGCTGCTGAGACCCGCACCTGAAACATCCTTCGCCAGCATGCTTTGAGGCACTTGCATCGCCCTGCTGGGGGTTGCTTttgcctttgcctctgcctctgcCACGACCATTGTTGCTGCTACTGCCGCTGCCATTCTGTGACTGCTTCTTAAAAGTTCCCCTCGTCGGCCCCTGATTATTGCGGCGCCCACGACCCCTTCCTCTGGAGGAGCCTCTCTTCCCCTGAGACGGGAAGTTGGCATGTGCTTCTGGTACGGCCGCAGCGCCGACAGGACGCTTCTGGTAGTTTTGCATCAGGAGCTCATTCTGAGCCTCTGCGCCAAGCAACATGTTGACGAGCTCACAGTACTTCGTGTACTTGTTGTTTCGGTACTGCTGCTGAAGCACCATGTTGAAGGGGTGAAAGGTCTGGAGAGTTTTCTCAATCATCTCCAGGTCTGTGACTATCTGGCCACAGAAACGTAGCTGAGCGACAATGCGATGAATGGCAGTGTTGTAAGCCTCCACAGTCTTGAAGTCGAGGAAGCGGAGTGTGGCCCATTCCTGTTGCGCCCGTGGAAGCATCACATGCTTCTGCACACCGAAGCGCTCTCGTAGCTTTGTCCACAGTATTAGAGGGTCTTTCACCTCCAGATACTCCATCTTCAGATCTGGATGGATGTGGCGCCTCAGAAAGATCGCAGCTTTTGCCTTCTCATGAAGCTGCAGGCCGATGTCGTTTGGGCCTAGCCGAACGATCGCCTTTCCCAGCTGCATCGCCTCCAGATGAAACTGGCAGTCGTCAGCCCAGGTCAGGTAGTTCTTGCCATTCAGGGCAAGCTCCGCGAAGTCAGTCTTGCTGCCTTCAGCCATAGCCTGTCACGCAAAATTAACTCCAGGTTAATTAGGCGTGCCAATTATCCATAACAGAAATTTAAATGGTTGTATGTAAAAAAAAAATTAAACTTGCATTATCTATTTTCAGCAAGAAAACATAGGATAAATAATGCATATAAAAATAAGTCTGCACTGTACAATACTAATAAATTCACTGGAAATTTATCCAAGTGCAACAATCATAACGAAAATAAAAGAATTCGGATCGTATGCTAGGGTCACGTTATCTTTATGGTTCGACGAAATCATTGTGATTGTATTAAAAACATGACCACTTAAATAGTGGCGTCATGCAAACAAATATATCATAAAGCAAAATAAATTAAAAGCTATTAAAAGCTACGATATAGAGAGAATTCAGTTTTTTTTCATCGCATGCGGCCATGCGAGGTGGGACCCGGTCATACGGCCACGCTAGCCTAGTCAACCCGTGAATTGTGGTTATTTGTGTATGCGGTAAAAAAGGAACGAGCAACCAGCCAAccatttttcctttttttttcctttttctttttttccaaaAGAGACGCGACATGCACTATCCCTGTTTCGAGCGGCGCAGGTGCATGCAGCGGCGGGGCCACCAAGATTCTGCAAGCCGGTTGCATGCCGTAGGAAAACAAAATTACCAAAGAAAGCGTCAACCACCCTACTTTTCCTCCTTTTTTCACGCGTCTAACAGACTCGCCGAATGCAATgagttttccttttttttttcttcacGTCTGGCCATATGCATTGGCGCTTTACCCTTTTTTTTCACTTCTCCAACCAACTGCGCATGAGCTGCTGCCGCCGCCTACCAAGGCCGTCGCTACTCCATGCCCCATGCCGCCGCATGCACAGCATGCTGCACGTGAGCCTGCGGCGCGGCCGCGCGCTACTCGAACCGCACTGTCACGCGGGATGAACGTAAATCGCAGATTCAATTAAAATTTCATACCACGATTCCTGGTTCGACGAATGAGAAcgaagcctgtcgcgtaggacagttcggcaagGCCAGAGGACCTGCCGACGTGGTGGAGAGTTGTTGCCGATCGGATCCACGAGTCGAGGTAGAGCAGTGCTGATGACGTGTTGAATAACGTAGTTGTCGTAGATCCCCGATCCGGACTTCGAACCCTCCCAACAGCAGTAGGGACGTGAGAAGTTGTAGAAGCCCGCTCCCTTCCCAGCAACCCAACACAGAGAggaacaagagacacagtggatGGAAGCTCTTTCTGTCTATCTTTATTATGAGAGGTATGGGTACATATATATAACCTGTGTACCCTCTAAGTGCAGTTTCGGTATTAGCCCATTAAACCTcttttagggtttctcaacactcaTGACTCATGCAGGTGCAGTTTGCATTTCCTGCTAACTAGAAGAAGAGGAAAAACAATTCCTACTCCACTCCGTTTTTTTTATATGGACTTTTTTTTGCCACTCTCTTATATCAAAATTCGGTGTCCTACGACCACCTATACTATACGGTACTGAATATCGTGAGTGTGTACGTAAAAGGTCCTAGCTGCCGGCTGCTCCTGACGCAGCCGGCGGCGGATGGGCAAGTGGGAGGAGGAGGTGCAGGGTTGGTGCAATGCAGGCACGTCTCCTGATTTTCTGTTCCAAAATTTGGACGTGCGTCGCTCTGTTCCAGCAACGTGGCTTCAGCTTGGCAACATACAAGTCTTTTGTCCAGTGTCAACGCGCCGCCGGATGGAACCGCACAAggcaaataaaataaaataaaaacaaaCACGCGCTTGCTAGTTGCTACAACTATTACGCACGCCTCGGTTGCGTTCTTCCTTCCACGTGATTTGGAACTTGGAACAAGTGCTCAGGAGGGATGAGATCAACGCGGATCGGAGAGTCCGAAGGATCTGACCGGTAGAGAGATGTCAATGGAGTGAATTGCACACATGACGTTGGCAGCGGCCGTACGTGGAAAAGCCCTCAAATAGAGCCCAAGAGTCTAGGAGACTCGGACCGACTTGGCTTGGGAGGAGCTGCCGAGCTGGCTGTAGGCACGCACGACACGACACCGGGGCCAGTCAGGTCAATCAGTCTCTGTCTTCTGTCTGTTCCGTTCAACTGTTTTTTTCCAAGAACGGAGGCATGGAACAATTCTTAGTCGTTTTACTTTtctaatttatataagttttgatCAACTGAAACGATTTCTGGTCTATTCCTGGACAAACGAACAAGGACTAAGGATGGCACCAGGTGAGATACGCCAATATACACATAAAGTCATATTCATCTACTTACCATGGTTACAAAAATTACTAAAAATCTGTATCCACCATAGGTAGCGGGTAACCATACCCACCAACATTAGACATGATCATTCTAGTCATAAAAATAAATACAAAAACAAAATATTGAGGTCACATTACTCATCAATAATGAAAGACACTAAAATAATATATTATCTTTATGTCCAACATAACAAATTCATCCAATCCAACATGTCATAGGTTAGTGGGTTTTATTTACACAATTTCACGTAGGGAATTAGTGTCAGTGTTTTgttatttttattttatatagAACACTTCTAACAATTTAGATCCACATGTCACATGTTAGCGGATTTTCTATTGTGTAGCAGGTGTAGAATAAGAGAGAATATAACCATGCCAATCATACTAAATGAGTATAATAAAACTCGGGCGGTAGAAAAAAAGACCGTCTCCACAGTGTTATACTAAAAAAACCTCAATCGGATCTAATAAAATAATCATGAGTATTAAAATACGTCATACACATGTTTTAATGTCATACACATGTTTTAATGGGGTTTTTACCCAGCGGCGGCCCTGCTGGTATGCATTGTCATCTCCAGTTCCATGTCAATGGCACCGCTGTTCAACGGCCTGCCGGATGAAAACGATCGAAAACGATCGAAAAAACACTAACATT contains these protein-coding regions:
- the LOC103634362 gene encoding uncharacterized protein; protein product: MAEGSKTDFAELALNGKNYLTWADDCQFHLEAMQLGKAIVRLGPNDIGLQLHEKAKAAIFLRRHIHPDLKMEYLEVKDPLILWTKLRERFGVQKHVMLPRAQQEWATLRFLDFKTVEAYNTAIHRIVAQLRFCGQIVTDLEMIEKTLQTFHPFNMVLQQQYRNNKYTKYCELVNMLLGAEAQNELLMQNYQKRPVGAAAVPEAHANFPSQGKRGSSRGRGRGRRNNQGPTRGTFKKQSQNGSGSSSNNGRGRGRGKGKSNPQQGDASASKHAGEGCFRCGSQQHWSRTCTTEKYLIDIYQEWKKRQNSEAHFIQAPVDATSGEHLELPQPAAHFEHAAINVDATTKSDTPLGKVDFDFDTDDLL